One window of the Rhipicephalus microplus isolate Deutch F79 chromosome 2, USDA_Rmic, whole genome shotgun sequence genome contains the following:
- the LOC119170726 gene encoding uncharacterized protein LOC119170726 has product MATVTCRNCHLQSMQTTLKGTAHNNTHGSSLGFPSSNRSSPPEYVRQLMRISQTILMRLEQLGRQVDAMQQHLFNTTVRLQDETNDDVVLTPVKDIDQFLSLEGRLAADGNIKLKLIQQLAGLGGSTFGAAARRMLELLLSLEVAVQFSWAGQKGKRKFVDLGVTDVICKAVRRNFPETKKNDIECVIKVWLRHAGEKLQKQRLRTSRTHHEECLQSVALSSPSDEDL; this is encoded by the exons ATGGCAACTGTCACTTGTAGGAACTGTCACTTACAGAGCATGCAGACAACCTTGAAAG GGACTGCACACAATAATACCCATGGGTCTTCATTAGGCTTCCCCTCTAGCAATAGAAGCTCACCTCCTG AATACGTGCGTCAACTCATGCGAATTTCGCAAACTATCCTGATGAGGCTAGAGCAGCTGGGACGACAGGTTGATGCCATGCAGCAGCACCTTTTCAACACAACAGTGAGGCTTCAAGATGAGACAAATGATGATGTGGTTTTGACACCGGTCAAGGATATTGACCAATTTCTAAGTCTTGAGGGGAGACTTGCTGCTGATGGCAACATTAAGCTAAAGCTT ATACAGCAGCTTGCTGGCCTTGGTGGCTCAACTTTTGGGgcagcagccaggaggatgctggAGCTTCTGCTAAGCCTTGAGGTTGCTGTGCAGTTCAGCTGGGCAGGCCAAAAAGGCAAAAGGAAGTTTGTGGATCTAGGTGTCACAGATGTCATTTGCA aggccgtgaggcgaaattttccggaaacaaaaaaaaatgacatcgagtgtgtgattaaagtgtggcttcggcatgctggggaaaagctccagaagcagcgcttaagaacttctcgcactcaccatgagg aatgtcttcaaagtgtcgcgttgtcaagcccatcggatgaagacctctga